From the Aphelocoma coerulescens isolate FSJ_1873_10779 chromosome 10, UR_Acoe_1.0, whole genome shotgun sequence genome, one window contains:
- the TM2D3 gene encoding TM2 domain-containing protein 3 isoform X1, producing MAARWWRRALRGICGAALFLSQLSVLSGRAGSLMTTKLSQPQSTLAKSLTSTSTDAPYFKAFESTEIPPYVTNCPSNGLCSRLPPDCMTCNTNYSCVYGKTATFDCKVKPHVHCVDDNNHEQENFTINMTCQFCWQLATSDYVCTNSTNCMTVSCPRQRYNATCTVRDHIHCLGNRVFPKMLYCNWTGGYKWSTALALSITLGGFGADRFYLGQWREGLGKLFSFGGLGIWTLIDVLLIGVGYVGPADGSLYI from the exons ATGGCGGCGCGGTGGTGGCGGCGCGCCTTGCGGGGGATCTGTGGGGCCGCGCTGTTCCTGTCACAGCTCTCCGTCCTCTCGGGCCGTG CAGGATCTTTGATGACAACAAAGCTTTCACAGCCACAGTCTACACTGGCAAAAAGCCTAACTTCAACGAGTACAGATGCTCCCTATTTCAAAGCATTCG AAAGTACAGAAATTCCACCTTACGTGACTAATTGTCCCAGCAACGGGCTTTGCAGTAGATTGCCACCAGACTGCATGACATGTAACACAAACTATTCCTGTGTATATGGGAAGACAGCTACTTTTGATTGCAAAGTCAAGCCACATGTTCATTGTGTT GATGATAATAACCACGAGCAGGAGAACTTTACAATTAACATGACATGCCAGTTTTGCTGGCAGCTTGCCACAAGTGATTATGTCTGTACCAATTCCACTAACTGTATGACAGTTTCCTGCCCACGACAACGGTACAACGCAACTTGTACAGTCCGGGATCACATCCATTGTCTAG GTAACCGTGTCTTTCCTAAGATGCTCTATTGCAACTGGACTGGAGGTTATAAGTGGTCTACTGCCTTGGCACTAAG CATCACCCTTGGTGGATTTGGTGCCGATCGTTTCTATTTGGGTCAGTGGCGGGAAGGTCTGGGAAAACTCTTCAGCTTCGGTGGACTTGGAATATGGACACTAATTGATGTGCTGCTAATAGGTGTTGGCTATGTGGGACCTGCAGATGGATCTCTCTATATTTAA
- the MAPDA gene encoding adenosine deaminase-like protein, whose translation MAAERDCDRERELRFYRRLPKAELHAHLNGCISSATMKKLMAQKPNLQIQNGMTMIDKGKKRTLDECFQMFQIIYQVTTRTEDILLITKDVIKEFADDGVKYLELRSTPREENSTGMTKRMYVETVLEGIKQCREEGLDIDVRLLIAINRRSGPAVAKQTVKLAEEFLLSSDGVVVGLDLSGDPTAGHGQDFLEPLSEAKNAGLKLALHLSEVPNQEEETKILLGLPPDRIGHGTFLNSAAPGSEEIVSLVQQNHIPIEFCMTSNIKSQTVPSCDKHHFGYWYSMGHPAVLCTDDKGVFATDLSQEYELVAKTFNLTRSQMWDLSCESINYIFASSAVKSKLREQWCKLKPALFD comes from the exons ATGGCGGCAGAGCGGGACTGCGACCGCGAGCGGGAGCTGCGCTTCTACCGACGGCTGCCCAAAGCG gAGCTCCATGCTCATTTGAATGGCTGTATCAGTTCTGCTACTATGAAGAAACTTATGGCCCAGAAGCCAAACCTTCAGATCCAGAATGGAATGACTATGATtgacaaaggaaagaaaagaaccttAGATGA atgtTTTCAGATGTTTCAGATCATCTATCAGGTTACCACTAGGACCGAAGATATTTTACTG ATAACTAAAGATGTCATTAAAGAATTTGCTGATGATGGTGTCAAGTATCTAGAATTGAGAAGCACTCCAAGAGAAGAAAATTCCACAG GTATGACCAAAAGGATGTATGTTGAAACTGTACTTGAAGGTATAAAGCAGTGTCGAGAAGAAGGCTTGGATATAGATGTAAG GTTGTTAATAGCAATAAACAGAAGAAGTGGCCCAGCAGTTGCTAAGCAGACTGTTAAACTTGCTGAAGAGTTCCTGCTTTCCAGTGATGGGGTTGTAGTAGGACTTGACCTCAGTGGTGATCCCACT GCTGGACATGGTCAAGATTTTTTGGAACCACTCTCAGAAGCAAAAAATGCAGGTCTAAAGCTGGCACTGCATCTTTCTGAG GTTCCAAATCAAGAAGAGGAGACCAAGATTCTCCTGGGCCTGCCTCCTGACAGAATCGGACATGGAACATTCCTGAACTCTGCAGCACCAGGCTCAGAAGAGATAGTGTCACTAGTTCAGCAGAATCATATACCTATTG AATTTTGCATGACATCAAACATAAAATCTCAGACAGTGCCTTCCTGTGACAAGCACCATTTTGGATACTGGTACAGCATGGGCCATCCTGCAGTGCTTTGT ACTGATGATAAAGGCGTCTTTGCAACTGATCTATCGCAAGAATATGAGCTGGTTGCAAAAACATTTAATCTGACTCGATCACAGATGTGGGATCTTTCCTGTGAATCAATCAACTATATTTTTGCTTCAAGTGCAGTAAAATCAAAGCTAAGGGAACAATGGTGTAAGCTGAAGCCAGCTCTGTTTGATTAA
- the TM2D3 gene encoding TM2 domain-containing protein 3 isoform X2, protein MAARWWRRALRGICGAALFLSQLSVLSGRGSLMTTKLSQPQSTLAKSLTSTSTDAPYFKAFESTEIPPYVTNCPSNGLCSRLPPDCMTCNTNYSCVYGKTATFDCKVKPHVHCVDDNNHEQENFTINMTCQFCWQLATSDYVCTNSTNCMTVSCPRQRYNATCTVRDHIHCLGNRVFPKMLYCNWTGGYKWSTALALSITLGGFGADRFYLGQWREGLGKLFSFGGLGIWTLIDVLLIGVGYVGPADGSLYI, encoded by the exons ATGGCGGCGCGGTGGTGGCGGCGCGCCTTGCGGGGGATCTGTGGGGCCGCGCTGTTCCTGTCACAGCTCTCCGTCCTCTCGGGCCGTG GATCTTTGATGACAACAAAGCTTTCACAGCCACAGTCTACACTGGCAAAAAGCCTAACTTCAACGAGTACAGATGCTCCCTATTTCAAAGCATTCG AAAGTACAGAAATTCCACCTTACGTGACTAATTGTCCCAGCAACGGGCTTTGCAGTAGATTGCCACCAGACTGCATGACATGTAACACAAACTATTCCTGTGTATATGGGAAGACAGCTACTTTTGATTGCAAAGTCAAGCCACATGTTCATTGTGTT GATGATAATAACCACGAGCAGGAGAACTTTACAATTAACATGACATGCCAGTTTTGCTGGCAGCTTGCCACAAGTGATTATGTCTGTACCAATTCCACTAACTGTATGACAGTTTCCTGCCCACGACAACGGTACAACGCAACTTGTACAGTCCGGGATCACATCCATTGTCTAG GTAACCGTGTCTTTCCTAAGATGCTCTATTGCAACTGGACTGGAGGTTATAAGTGGTCTACTGCCTTGGCACTAAG CATCACCCTTGGTGGATTTGGTGCCGATCGTTTCTATTTGGGTCAGTGGCGGGAAGGTCTGGGAAAACTCTTCAGCTTCGGTGGACTTGGAATATGGACACTAATTGATGTGCTGCTAATAGGTGTTGGCTATGTGGGACCTGCAGATGGATCTCTCTATATTTAA